One genomic segment of Burkholderia multivorans ATCC BAA-247 includes these proteins:
- a CDS encoding class I SAM-dependent methyltransferase, whose protein sequence is MTSYRTHAPAYVPETRFGVWFLRTHTWEHHVLRVAIDDLKQLIAAPPPPAAVILDAGCGQGKSFRLLSEAFSPRKIIGIDCHADSLAHASQEAHRCAAPVELHHADCTRIPLADSSVDIVFCHQTFHHLVDQDRALAEFRRVLKPGGLLLFAESTDAYIKSWVIRLLFRHPMEVQKSADGYLAMLRHAGFAFESRNVSFPYLWWSRAKDFGLLERIGLYTPKPGKRRETLVNVAARKPA, encoded by the coding sequence ATGACGTCCTACCGCACGCACGCTCCCGCCTATGTTCCCGAAACCCGCTTCGGCGTCTGGTTTCTCCGCACGCATACCTGGGAGCATCATGTGCTCAGGGTCGCCATCGACGATCTGAAGCAGCTGATCGCGGCGCCGCCTCCGCCCGCGGCGGTGATCCTCGATGCCGGCTGCGGTCAGGGCAAGTCGTTCCGTCTGCTGAGCGAAGCGTTCTCGCCCAGGAAAATCATCGGGATCGATTGCCACGCCGACTCGCTCGCGCATGCATCGCAGGAAGCGCATCGTTGCGCTGCGCCGGTCGAGCTGCATCACGCGGACTGCACGCGCATTCCGCTCGCCGATTCGAGCGTCGACATCGTGTTCTGCCATCAGACCTTCCACCATCTCGTCGATCAGGACCGCGCGCTGGCCGAGTTTCGCCGCGTGCTGAAGCCGGGCGGACTGCTGCTGTTCGCGGAGTCCACCGACGCGTACATCAAGTCGTGGGTGATCAGGCTATTGTTCCGTCATCCGATGGAAGTGCAGAAAAGCGCCGACGGCTATCTGGCGATGCTGCGTCATGCGGGCTTCGCGTTCGAATCCCGCAACGTGTCGTTCCCGTACCTGTGGTGGAGCCGCGCGAAGGACTTCGGGCTCCTCGAGCGCATCGGCCTCTATACGCCGAAGCCCGGCAAGCGGCGCGAGACGCTGGTCAACGTCGCCGCGCGCAAGCCGGCCTGA
- a CDS encoding NAD(P)/FAD-dependent oxidoreductase, translated as MNEMKSNSVDVAIIGAGPSGAVAAALLRKRGRSVLVLERQHFPRFSIGESLLPQSMCYLEEAGMLQAVVEAGFQFKNGAYFVHRDRTSSFDFREKFSDGWGTAYQVERATFDDLLIRCAASQGADVRFGHTVRAFEPGDMPRLDVVDEAGSEYAVEASFVLDASGFGRVLPRLLGLEAPTGLPTRAAIFSHVQDSLPAGSTDRDKICIAVHPERRDVWFWMIPLTNGRSSVGCVADAAFLDVPEAQQESLLRELLQSEPTLARLVGSKPFVMPVRRIAGYASNVASLHGRGYALLGNAGEFLDPIFSSGVTIAMRSAHLAVAALERQLRGETVDWARDYDLALRKGIDTFRAFVERWYSGVLQDIVFHEDKASDVKRMVCSILAGYAWDEANPFVREPARGLDLLAEICRSNAAR; from the coding sequence ATGAACGAAATGAAATCGAACTCCGTCGACGTCGCGATCATCGGAGCGGGGCCGTCCGGTGCCGTCGCGGCGGCGCTGCTGCGCAAGCGCGGCCGGTCCGTACTGGTGCTCGAGCGCCAGCACTTTCCGCGCTTTTCGATCGGAGAAAGCCTGCTGCCGCAGAGCATGTGCTATCTCGAAGAGGCCGGCATGCTGCAGGCCGTCGTCGAGGCCGGCTTTCAGTTCAAGAACGGCGCGTATTTCGTTCATCGCGACCGGACGTCGTCGTTCGATTTCCGCGAGAAGTTTTCCGACGGCTGGGGTACCGCCTATCAGGTCGAACGCGCGACGTTCGACGATCTGCTGATCCGCTGTGCGGCGAGCCAGGGCGCGGACGTGCGATTCGGGCATACCGTGCGCGCGTTTGAGCCCGGGGACATGCCGCGGCTCGACGTTGTCGACGAAGCGGGAAGCGAATATGCCGTAGAGGCGTCGTTCGTCCTCGATGCGAGCGGGTTCGGCCGCGTGCTGCCGCGGCTGCTCGGACTCGAGGCGCCGACCGGGCTGCCGACGCGCGCGGCTATCTTTTCGCACGTGCAGGACAGCCTGCCGGCCGGATCGACCGATCGCGACAAGATCTGCATTGCCGTGCATCCGGAGCGGCGCGACGTGTGGTTCTGGATGATCCCGCTGACGAACGGCCGCTCGTCGGTCGGTTGCGTGGCTGATGCCGCGTTTCTGGACGTGCCGGAGGCGCAGCAGGAATCGTTGTTGCGCGAACTGCTGCAGAGCGAGCCGACGCTCGCGCGGCTCGTCGGCAGCAAGCCGTTCGTGATGCCCGTGCGCCGTATCGCGGGCTATGCGTCGAACGTCGCGTCGCTGCACGGCCGCGGCTATGCCTTGCTCGGCAACGCAGGCGAATTCCTCGATCCGATTTTCTCGTCGGGCGTGACGATCGCGATGCGTTCGGCCCATCTCGCCGTCGCCGCACTCGAACGGCAACTGCGCGGCGAGACGGTGGACTGGGCACGCGACTACGATCTCGCGTTGCGCAAGGGCATCGATACCTTCCGCGCGTTCGTCGAGCGCTGGTATTCAGGCGTGTTGCAGGACATCGTGTTTCATGAAGACAAGGCGTCCGACGTGAAGCGCATGGTGTGCTCGATTCTGGCCGGCTACGCGTGGGACGAAGCGAATCCGTTCGTGCGTGAACCGGCGCGCGGCCTCGATCTGCTGGCCGAGATCTGTCGTTCGAACGCGGCGCGCTGA
- a CDS encoding HAD family hydrolase: MRIETSFLFDLDGTLVDSVYQHVLAWKEALDAEGLELSVWRIHRKIGMSGGLFLNQLLRETSENIDTDRIERLARLHAAAYQRLRAQVRPLPGATELLNSLSAAGIRWAIATSGRMETASVNLDALGVDASKAVVVTRDQVKYAKPDPDLFVEAARRLNVPIEHTVVVGDSIWDMLAACRCRALGVGLRSGGYGTEELQDAGALRVYDDPADLLWHLDEIAARP, translated from the coding sequence ATGCGCATCGAAACGTCATTTCTGTTCGATCTCGACGGTACGCTGGTCGACAGCGTCTATCAGCACGTGCTCGCGTGGAAGGAAGCGCTGGATGCCGAAGGTCTCGAGCTGTCCGTGTGGCGCATCCACCGGAAAATCGGCATGAGCGGCGGCCTCTTTCTGAACCAGCTGCTGCGCGAAACATCGGAAAACATCGACACCGATCGCATCGAGCGGCTCGCGCGCCTGCATGCGGCCGCCTACCAGCGGCTGCGCGCGCAGGTCCGCCCGCTGCCCGGCGCGACCGAACTGCTGAACTCGCTTTCCGCCGCCGGCATCCGCTGGGCGATCGCCACCAGCGGCCGGATGGAGACGGCGAGCGTCAACCTCGACGCGCTCGGCGTCGACGCGTCGAAGGCGGTCGTCGTGACGCGCGACCAGGTCAAGTATGCGAAACCCGACCCCGATCTGTTCGTCGAAGCCGCGCGGCGGCTCAACGTGCCGATCGAGCACACGGTCGTCGTCGGCGACAGCATCTGGGACATGCTCGCCGCCTGCCGCTGTCGCGCGCTAGGCGTCGGACTGCGCTCGGGCGGCTACGGCACCGAGGAGCTGCAAGACGCGGGTGCGCTGCGCGTCTATGACGACCCGGCGGATTTGCTCTGGCATCTCGACGAAATCGCCGCGCGGCCGTAG
- a CDS encoding glycoside hydrolase family 3 C-terminal domain-containing protein, which produces MRDKLWPAAVLAAALCTGVHAGTNDFSSAADAADAFASSAAQRRADLLVRKMTLDEKLQFIHSQYEMSKVPGGGAGYIQGVPRLGIPDLNMVDSATGSGSTSQASTTFPATIAVAASWDRRLSYDYGKQVAIQLRAQGFGMGLGGGTNLAREPRGGRLFEYLGEDPLLAGDLLAERTLATQRQKVIATIKHYAGNEQEHGRMGGNSQIDERTLRELYLLPFEIAAKRGRPGSVMCSYNRLNGTYACENNHLLNDVLKNEWGFEGQVQSDWGATHSTAAAINAGLDEEEDVGPSVYLTPAAVKQAIANGSVSTARLDDMVRRKLAVMIRVGVMDDPAKTGGAIDFAAANRFAQSVAEQSIVLLKNDGNQLPLVASSLSRIAVIGGHADAAVMSGGGSGNTRDPVTGSFAGCGGLAFGTSTGCSWWRNPWLKVDVPIVAAIRALAPAAQVTFAGNSDQQSPFRAYTQQEIDQAAALAARSDVAIVVVAQPAGEDFGDLQSLSLANPSNQDALVEAVARANPHTIVVVQSGNPVLMPWKDRVSAIVEAWYPGEGGGKAIANVLFGAVNPSGKLPVTFPARDQDTPTWGQNGAFESDPVYAEKLNMGYRWYDAHNIKPMFEFGYGLSYTHFAYSGLSVSKQRDGSLNVAFTVRNDGRVAGAETPQVYLGVPYKDEPPKRLVGWEKIRLNPGETRHVRITVSPRMQSVWDTARNGWRYVPGGTVYVGASSRDIRLQGS; this is translated from the coding sequence ATGCGGGACAAACTCTGGCCGGCCGCCGTCCTGGCGGCGGCCCTCTGCACCGGTGTCCATGCGGGCACGAACGATTTTTCGTCTGCGGCCGATGCCGCCGATGCCTTCGCGTCGAGCGCCGCGCAGCGACGTGCCGATCTGCTCGTGCGCAAGATGACGCTCGACGAGAAGCTGCAGTTCATCCATTCCCAGTACGAAATGTCGAAGGTGCCTGGCGGCGGTGCCGGCTACATCCAGGGCGTGCCGCGGCTCGGCATCCCCGATCTCAACATGGTCGACTCGGCGACCGGTTCCGGCAGCACGTCGCAGGCCAGCACGACGTTCCCCGCGACGATCGCGGTGGCCGCGAGCTGGGATCGTCGCCTCTCGTACGACTACGGCAAGCAGGTTGCGATTCAGTTGCGCGCGCAAGGGTTCGGCATGGGCCTCGGCGGCGGCACGAACCTCGCGCGCGAGCCGCGCGGCGGCCGCCTGTTCGAGTATCTCGGCGAGGATCCGCTGCTCGCGGGCGACCTGCTCGCCGAGCGCACGCTCGCGACGCAGCGGCAGAAAGTCATCGCGACCATCAAGCACTACGCCGGCAACGAGCAGGAGCATGGCCGGATGGGCGGCAACAGCCAGATCGACGAGCGCACGCTGCGCGAGCTCTATCTGCTGCCGTTCGAGATCGCGGCGAAGCGCGGGCGACCCGGCAGCGTGATGTGTAGCTACAACCGGCTGAACGGCACCTATGCTTGCGAGAACAACCATTTGCTCAACGACGTGCTGAAGAACGAATGGGGCTTCGAAGGCCAGGTGCAGTCCGACTGGGGCGCGACGCATAGCACCGCCGCCGCGATCAATGCGGGGCTCGACGAGGAAGAGGACGTCGGCCCGAGCGTGTATCTGACGCCGGCTGCCGTCAAGCAGGCGATCGCGAACGGATCGGTGTCGACCGCGCGCCTCGACGACATGGTGCGCCGCAAGCTCGCGGTGATGATCCGCGTCGGCGTGATGGACGATCCGGCGAAAACCGGCGGCGCGATCGACTTCGCCGCCGCGAACCGCTTCGCGCAATCCGTCGCCGAGCAGTCGATCGTGCTGCTGAAGAACGACGGCAACCAGCTGCCGCTCGTCGCGTCGTCGCTGTCGCGCATTGCGGTGATCGGCGGACACGCCGACGCTGCCGTGATGTCCGGCGGCGGCTCGGGCAATACGCGCGATCCCGTCACCGGTTCGTTCGCCGGCTGCGGCGGCCTCGCGTTCGGCACGTCGACCGGCTGCAGCTGGTGGCGCAATCCCTGGCTGAAGGTCGATGTGCCGATCGTCGCGGCCATTCGCGCGCTCGCGCCGGCCGCACAGGTCACGTTCGCCGGCAACAGCGATCAGCAATCGCCGTTCCGCGCGTACACGCAGCAGGAAATCGACCAGGCCGCGGCGCTCGCTGCGCGCTCGGACGTCGCGATCGTCGTCGTCGCGCAGCCGGCCGGCGAAGACTTCGGCGATCTGCAGAGCCTGAGCCTCGCGAATCCGTCGAATCAGGACGCGCTCGTCGAAGCGGTCGCGCGTGCGAATCCGCACACGATCGTCGTCGTGCAGAGCGGCAATCCGGTGCTGATGCCGTGGAAGGATCGCGTGTCGGCGATCGTCGAGGCATGGTATCCGGGCGAAGGCGGCGGCAAGGCGATCGCGAACGTGCTGTTCGGCGCGGTCAATCCGTCCGGCAAGCTGCCCGTCACGTTCCCGGCCCGCGATCAGGACACGCCGACCTGGGGGCAAAACGGCGCGTTCGAGAGCGATCCGGTCTATGCCGAGAAGCTGAACATGGGCTATCGCTGGTACGACGCGCACAACATCAAGCCGATGTTCGAATTCGGCTACGGCCTCTCTTATACGCACTTCGCGTATTCGGGGCTTTCGGTGTCGAAGCAGCGTGACGGTTCGCTGAACGTCGCCTTCACGGTGCGCAACGACGGGCGTGTCGCCGGCGCGGAAACGCCGCAGGTATATCTCGGCGTGCCGTACAAGGACGAACCGCCGAAACGGCTGGTCGGCTGGGAGAAGATCCGGCTGAATCCGGGCGAGACGCGGCACGTTCGCATCACCGTGTCGCCGCGGATGCAGAGCGTGTGGGACACCGCGCGTAACGGCTGGCGCTATGTGCCGGGCGGCACCGTCTATGTCGGGGCGTCGTCGCGCGATATCCGCCTGCAGGGAAGCTGA
- a CDS encoding polysaccharide biosynthesis/export family protein, protein MNSHQPFDTSVPINNRPAVRRVCAAFSVAICALLSACGIAPGQHMADPPALPVTTSDNGDVTSDMKVPVKQIDLALVNQIRAEQKSVTAAPVPADLFARSGGYKLGPGDVLQITVWNHPEFAAAAGQPMQNTRSADAAPGFVIESDGSVQFPYITRPIRAAGKTPLQVQQEIEAELKKVFVKPQVTVRVASFRAGQVYVDGEVRAPGSQTINDIPMTLVEAVNRAGGFAPTADQSRVTITRNGTAYPVNVAQLMKSGVNPATIMLQPGDLLHVAAREDNPVFVMGEVNKPASVPPQRDGTLTLSEALSEAGQLNQQTSDAKQVFVLRKQADNVPVIYHLDLKSPVSMLLANQFPLASKDVVYVDNTGLVRASRVLNLLIPAISAGLTGALVTK, encoded by the coding sequence ATGAACAGCCACCAGCCATTCGACACGTCCGTGCCGATCAACAACCGCCCCGCGGTGCGTCGCGTGTGCGCCGCGTTCTCCGTCGCCATTTGTGCGCTGCTGTCCGCGTGCGGAATTGCACCAGGCCAGCACATGGCCGATCCGCCCGCCTTGCCGGTCACCACGTCCGACAACGGCGACGTGACGAGCGACATGAAGGTGCCGGTCAAGCAGATCGATCTCGCGCTCGTCAATCAGATTCGCGCGGAACAGAAAAGCGTGACCGCCGCACCGGTTCCGGCCGACCTGTTCGCCAGATCCGGCGGCTACAAACTCGGTCCGGGCGACGTGCTGCAGATCACCGTGTGGAATCACCCTGAATTCGCGGCCGCCGCGGGCCAGCCCATGCAGAACACGCGGTCCGCCGACGCGGCACCGGGCTTCGTGATCGAAAGCGACGGCAGCGTGCAGTTCCCGTACATCACGCGACCGATTCGCGCGGCCGGGAAGACACCGTTGCAAGTCCAGCAGGAGATCGAAGCCGAGCTGAAGAAGGTCTTCGTGAAACCGCAGGTCACGGTGCGCGTCGCGTCGTTCCGCGCCGGTCAGGTCTACGTCGACGGCGAAGTGCGCGCGCCCGGCTCGCAGACGATCAACGACATTCCGATGACGCTCGTCGAAGCGGTCAACCGCGCAGGCGGCTTTGCGCCGACCGCGGACCAGAGCCGCGTGACGATCACGCGCAACGGCACGGCCTATCCCGTGAACGTCGCACAACTGATGAAATCGGGCGTGAACCCGGCCACGATCATGCTGCAACCCGGCGACCTGTTGCACGTCGCTGCGCGCGAAGACAATCCCGTGTTCGTGATGGGCGAAGTCAACAAGCCGGCCTCGGTGCCGCCGCAACGCGACGGCACGCTCACGCTGAGCGAAGCGCTGTCCGAGGCCGGTCAGCTCAACCAGCAGACGTCCGATGCGAAACAGGTGTTCGTGCTGCGCAAGCAGGCCGACAACGTGCCCGTCATCTATCACCTCGACCTGAAATCGCCGGTGTCGATGCTGCTCGCGAACCAGTTCCCGCTCGCGTCGAAGGACGTCGTCTATGTCGACAACACCGGGCTCGTCCGCGCAAGCCGCGTGCTGAATCTGCTGATCCCGGCGATCAGCGCAGGACTGACCGGCGCACTCGTCACCAAGTAG
- a CDS encoding GNVR domain-containing protein: MALGRPSSNGYRDGSATVSHDTFRLTMSESLRNVLDHRRLFLAVFLGCLLLATIYAITATPVYSVDTLIKVEENKHSALGSLSEISNALDIQSSSVVGEIDIARSRTVVTRAMDETLAQVDVSVRNPIPLIGGFVASLLRKDRNGLVVPLFNTPFWAWGGERVEFRKFDIPDAQIGKKLELDYLPGNRFVLRDSHGDEVLRGVVGKPSVANGYNVDVARIVARPGTEFRVRRESTQVRLDSILTKLSGAETKRQSGIMQLSLEDHDPVFAARLLNAIAAAYLDANARRRAEDAERSLAFLDRQLPVVKARLEQAEEALNTFRNAQGSIDPQGDVKLLIDQLSLVDKARLEAKLEYQDLSSKYVAGQPELAAVASKLKTLDQQSADLKNKVAHLPSQQQTYLRLAREVEVNSQLYVGLLNNSQQLQIAKAGTVGNASIIDKADVSDKPIRPKRVLVIALGAALGLILGLAATQASALFSRRVRDPKHLEAVVGVPMLGVLPAAPRALQTGAGDRPPFVVAREHRDTPLGEALENLALLLHYRLTAQHENSKAVLMTSPEPGQGTSTIAANLAYLFAESGFKTLLLRADAGDVGTGRTLPMKYEKGLSDLLKGTLELKRAISPINDHLDVLSAGKGVEPLRNLFRTERLEALIASLRDEYDMIVVDAPSARAVANVAMLSRFVDVTLMTARQGAVTYVAVAEAVENLSKVGAQVDGLVFNGFESPSLSRDSYASAHRSTKDSPPREDAGEAGPGTLLARTGSD, encoded by the coding sequence ATGGCACTGGGTAGACCTTCATCGAACGGGTATCGAGACGGGTCGGCAACTGTTTCTCACGATACGTTCAGGTTGACGATGAGCGAATCGCTGCGGAACGTGCTCGATCATCGCCGTCTCTTTCTCGCCGTTTTCCTCGGCTGCCTGTTGTTGGCGACGATCTACGCGATCACGGCAACACCGGTCTATTCGGTCGATACGCTGATCAAGGTCGAGGAAAACAAACACAGCGCGCTCGGCTCGCTTTCCGAGATTTCCAACGCACTCGATATTCAAAGTTCGAGCGTCGTCGGCGAGATCGATATTGCACGTTCGCGCACCGTCGTCACGCGCGCGATGGACGAGACGCTCGCACAAGTCGACGTGTCGGTGCGCAACCCGATTCCGCTGATCGGCGGCTTCGTCGCTTCGCTCCTGCGCAAGGACCGCAACGGTCTCGTCGTGCCGCTGTTCAACACGCCGTTCTGGGCATGGGGCGGAGAACGCGTCGAGTTCAGGAAATTCGACATTCCCGATGCGCAGATCGGCAAGAAGCTCGAGCTCGACTATCTGCCCGGCAACCGCTTCGTGCTGAGGGACAGCCATGGCGACGAAGTGCTGCGCGGCGTGGTGGGCAAGCCGAGCGTCGCGAACGGCTACAACGTCGACGTGGCGCGGATCGTCGCGCGCCCCGGCACCGAGTTTCGCGTACGCCGCGAGTCGACGCAGGTGCGGCTCGATTCGATCCTGACGAAACTGAGCGGCGCGGAGACGAAGCGTCAATCGGGCATCATGCAGCTGAGCCTCGAGGATCACGATCCGGTGTTTGCCGCACGGCTGCTCAACGCGATCGCGGCCGCGTATCTCGACGCGAACGCACGGCGCCGTGCCGAAGACGCCGAGCGCAGCCTGGCATTCCTCGATCGGCAGCTGCCGGTCGTGAAGGCGCGCCTTGAGCAGGCCGAGGAAGCGCTGAACACGTTCCGCAACGCGCAGGGATCGATCGATCCGCAGGGCGACGTGAAGCTGCTGATCGATCAACTGTCGCTCGTCGACAAGGCGCGGCTCGAAGCGAAGCTCGAGTATCAGGATCTGTCGTCGAAGTACGTCGCGGGACAACCGGAGCTCGCCGCGGTCGCGAGCAAGCTGAAGACGCTCGATCAGCAGTCGGCCGATCTGAAGAACAAGGTCGCGCACCTGCCGTCGCAACAGCAGACGTATTTGCGTCTCGCTCGCGAAGTCGAGGTCAACAGCCAGCTCTACGTCGGCCTGCTGAACAACTCGCAGCAGCTGCAGATCGCGAAGGCCGGCACGGTCGGCAATGCGTCGATCATCGACAAGGCCGATGTCAGCGACAAGCCGATCCGGCCGAAGCGCGTGCTCGTGATCGCACTGGGCGCCGCGTTGGGGCTGATTCTCGGTCTCGCCGCGACGCAGGCCAGCGCGTTGTTCTCGCGACGCGTTCGCGATCCGAAGCATCTGGAAGCGGTGGTCGGCGTGCCGATGCTCGGCGTGCTGCCTGCCGCGCCGCGTGCGCTGCAGACCGGCGCAGGCGACCGGCCGCCGTTCGTCGTGGCGCGCGAACACCGCGATACGCCGCTCGGCGAAGCGCTGGAAAATCTCGCGCTGCTGCTCCACTATCGGTTGACTGCGCAGCACGAAAACTCGAAGGCGGTGCTGATGACGTCGCCGGAACCGGGGCAGGGCACGTCGACGATCGCGGCCAATCTCGCCTACCTGTTCGCCGAGAGCGGCTTCAAGACGCTGCTGCTGCGCGCCGATGCGGGCGACGTCGGCACCGGGCGCACGTTGCCGATGAAGTACGAGAAGGGCCTGTCGGATCTGCTGAAAGGCACGCTCGAACTGAAGCGCGCGATCTCCCCGATCAACGATCACCTCGACGTGCTGTCGGCAGGCAAGGGTGTCGAGCCGCTGCGCAACCTGTTCCGTACGGAGCGGCTCGAGGCGCTGATCGCGTCGCTGCGCGACGAATACGACATGATCGTCGTCGATGCACCGTCCGCGCGTGCCGTCGCGAATGTCGCGATGTTGTCGCGGTTCGTCGACGTCACGTTGATGACGGCCCGGCAGGGCGCGGTGACCTACGTCGCCGTCGCGGAAGCGGTCGAGAACCTGAGCAAGGTCGGTGCGCAAGTCGACGGTCTCGTGTTCAACGGCTTCGAATCGCCGTCGCTGAGTCGCGACTCCTACGCGAGCGCGCATCGATCGACGAAGGACAGCCCGCCGCGCGAGGATGCCGGCGAAGCCGGCCCGGGCACGCTGCTGGCACGAACCGGCAGCGATTGA
- a CDS encoding DUF6418 domain-containing protein, translating to MRVDGGSMSATGLMISTLFAIALLINAAMPALGMKESSAACTLVLAMLGVVALVRARPVFSISMLYVLAIGLTAFLAGVGLENGGYLRETDITGEATGAFSRLLTFYLIFVACAFVAFERFLDERPGRETIVARLSRQPVSVIVGFGLAFAVIVVGVLAGLTSGFSMFTGINRYALRNDASNGAMFNLFLNNQTFVGLLLGTIATNTDKRIRWLAIVTMAVDLALNVLHGEQFMAVLHIGLCTLTPFIALHAMNGKPVVRYLGIGAGLALLLGTVSIIYAYRGQGLEVADVISSRFLLQGQPWYVVDSDAGMFSPPMYGGIDAFWRFVHSLGSWTMPTFFSDAEPSGLRDLMMSYTEPKLLKAYIFDDVTFTMGNMAIPVYWFGYVGGALFVAMTGLVYGALGALQIQVAMRGGVVMLWLMSKVFSYATFAVQQGEYWMMFGSRTLFYAVLALLWWYCVDKRTAS from the coding sequence ATGCGGGTCGACGGCGGATCGATGTCCGCGACGGGCCTGATGATATCGACGCTGTTCGCGATCGCGTTGCTGATCAATGCGGCGATGCCGGCGCTCGGCATGAAAGAGTCGAGCGCGGCATGCACGCTGGTGCTGGCGATGCTGGGCGTCGTCGCGCTCGTTCGAGCGCGTCCGGTGTTCTCGATCTCGATGCTCTACGTGCTCGCGATCGGATTGACTGCGTTCCTCGCAGGCGTCGGACTCGAGAACGGCGGCTATCTGCGCGAAACCGACATCACCGGCGAAGCGACCGGCGCGTTCAGCCGGCTCCTGACGTTCTATCTGATCTTCGTCGCCTGTGCGTTCGTCGCGTTCGAGCGGTTTCTGGACGAGCGCCCGGGGCGCGAGACGATCGTCGCGCGCCTTTCACGGCAGCCGGTCAGCGTGATCGTCGGCTTCGGGCTCGCGTTCGCGGTGATCGTCGTCGGCGTGCTCGCGGGTCTGACGTCCGGCTTCTCGATGTTTACCGGCATCAACCGGTACGCGCTGCGCAACGACGCGTCGAACGGCGCGATGTTCAACCTGTTCCTGAACAACCAGACCTTCGTCGGCCTGCTGCTCGGCACGATCGCGACGAATACCGACAAGCGCATTCGATGGCTGGCGATCGTCACGATGGCGGTCGACCTCGCGCTGAACGTGCTGCATGGCGAGCAGTTCATGGCCGTACTCCACATCGGTCTCTGCACGCTGACGCCGTTCATCGCGCTGCATGCGATGAACGGCAAGCCGGTCGTGCGCTATCTGGGCATCGGCGCGGGACTCGCGCTGCTGCTCGGCACCGTGTCGATCATCTACGCATACCGCGGGCAGGGGCTCGAAGTCGCCGACGTGATCTCGTCGCGCTTCCTGCTGCAGGGCCAGCCGTGGTACGTCGTGGACAGCGATGCCGGGATGTTCTCGCCGCCGATGTACGGCGGTATCGACGCATTCTGGCGTTTCGTGCATTCGCTCGGCTCGTGGACGATGCCGACGTTTTTCAGCGACGCGGAACCGAGCGGCCTGCGCGATCTGATGATGTCGTATACCGAGCCCAAACTGCTGAAGGCATACATCTTCGACGACGTCACGTTCACGATGGGGAACATGGCCATCCCGGTGTACTGGTTCGGCTATGTCGGCGGCGCGCTCTTCGTCGCGATGACGGGCCTCGTCTATGGCGCACTCGGTGCGTTGCAGATCCAGGTCGCGATGCGCGGCGGCGTCGTGATGCTGTGGCTGATGTCGAAGGTGTTTTCGTATGCGACGTTCGCCGTCCAGCAAGGCGAGTACTGGATGATGTTCGGCTCGCGCACCCTCTTTTACGCGGTGCTCGCGCTCCTCTGGTGGTATTGCGTCGACAAGCGAACGGCGAGCTGA
- a CDS encoding acyltransferase family protein, whose translation MSKTNSSEHFYHVDAMRAVAVILVIWTHYAERFASLAGSQHALDTLQRSLNFGRVGVVIFFAISGMLIPTSLHGPVRAGTKRFLVRRFFRLYPAYWFALPAGYVVHWYLFGRQMDIRGFLANLTMMPAAFGESLILPHGWTLETELYFYGACLVLFWCGALHRMRALCLVSIGLCLLFVAALKLQLIPADVLSQYKTLPYHLAIMFWGACFRQAYDTPSRLLPIRLAKRGPLADLSITYRAAAAWVAVPIAVIAVMGAVNDWHRNLEHLPTSLAYLAGIAIFAALATVLKLRIRLLAWLGEISYSIYLLHSLPLFVAFWLCQRFHIVGWPLGLYMVVPLVPLVPLAWAGYRVCEVPCVQLARTVTARRRSGALASGDADG comes from the coding sequence ATGTCGAAAACAAACAGCTCCGAACATTTCTACCATGTCGATGCGATGCGCGCCGTTGCCGTGATACTCGTCATATGGACCCACTACGCCGAGCGGTTTGCGTCGCTGGCAGGCTCGCAGCACGCGCTCGATACGCTGCAGCGTTCGCTGAATTTCGGACGAGTGGGTGTCGTGATCTTCTTCGCGATCAGCGGGATGCTGATCCCGACGAGCCTGCACGGGCCCGTGCGCGCCGGCACGAAACGGTTTCTCGTGCGTCGGTTCTTTCGACTCTATCCCGCGTACTGGTTCGCGCTGCCTGCAGGCTATGTCGTCCATTGGTATCTGTTCGGCAGGCAAATGGACATCCGCGGGTTCCTCGCGAACCTGACGATGATGCCAGCCGCGTTCGGCGAAAGCCTGATCCTGCCGCACGGCTGGACACTCGAAACGGAACTGTATTTTTACGGCGCGTGCCTCGTGCTGTTCTGGTGCGGCGCGCTTCATCGGATGCGCGCGCTGTGTCTGGTCAGCATCGGACTGTGTCTGCTGTTCGTCGCGGCGCTGAAGCTGCAACTGATCCCGGCCGACGTGCTGAGCCAGTACAAGACGCTGCCGTACCACCTCGCGATCATGTTCTGGGGCGCGTGCTTTCGGCAGGCGTACGACACGCCGTCGAGATTGCTGCCTATCCGCCTGGCGAAGCGCGGCCCGCTCGCCGATCTGTCGATCACGTATCGCGCAGCAGCGGCGTGGGTGGCCGTGCCGATTGCCGTCATTGCGGTGATGGGGGCCGTCAACGACTGGCATCGCAATCTCGAACATCTGCCGACGTCGCTCGCCTACCTGGCGGGCATCGCGATATTCGCCGCATTGGCGACCGTGCTGAAGCTGCGTATCCGGCTGCTTGCATGGCTCGGCGAGATCAGCTACTCGATCTATCTGCTGCACAGCCTGCCGCTATTCGTCGCGTTCTGGCTGTGTCAGCGCTTTCATATCGTCGGATGGCCGTTGGGGCTGTACATGGTCGTGCCGCTCGTGCCACTGGTCCCGCTCGCGTGGGCAGGCTATCGCGTCTGTGAAGTGCCTTGCGTTCAACTGGCGCGCACCGTGACGGCGCGGCGCAGAAGCGGCGCGCTCGCGTCGGGCGACGCCGACGGCTAA